A region from the Streptomyces tsukubensis genome encodes:
- a CDS encoding FecCD family ABC transporter permease codes for MTTVTRPVAPAPEKPAAAGKQRRRSTTWLLTAGLAGALFTVALVSAGYGAYDIPLGDVVASAQHRLGLGGRPLDRVGESVLWNVRLPRVVLALLVGASLGCAGALMQGVFGNPLAEPGIIGISAGAAVGAVASIALGLSFLGNWTITACAFTAGLATVFLVYFMSRSGGRTEIVTLILTGVAVNAFAGALIGLFVFFADNAQITQITFWQLGSLSQATWPKVLAVLPCTLLGLLVAPLYARRLDLLALGERPARHLGVDVERLRITLILVVALLTAAAVAVAGIITFVGLLVPHLLRMANGPGHRFLVPGSALGGALMLAAGDLAARTVAEPAELPLGVLTALFGSPFFFWLLRRTRRRQGGWA; via the coding sequence ATGACGACCGTGACCCGGCCCGTCGCGCCCGCCCCGGAGAAGCCGGCGGCAGCCGGAAAGCAGCGGCGCCGGTCCACGACCTGGCTGCTGACCGCAGGTCTGGCGGGCGCCCTGTTCACGGTGGCGCTGGTGTCCGCCGGATACGGCGCGTACGACATCCCCCTCGGTGATGTCGTCGCTTCGGCACAGCACCGGCTCGGACTCGGCGGGCGGCCGCTGGACCGGGTCGGCGAGAGCGTGCTGTGGAACGTCCGGCTGCCGCGCGTGGTGCTGGCGCTGCTGGTCGGCGCGTCCCTCGGCTGCGCCGGGGCGCTGATGCAGGGCGTGTTCGGCAATCCGCTGGCCGAGCCCGGCATCATCGGCATCTCGGCGGGCGCAGCGGTCGGCGCGGTCGCCTCCATCGCGCTGGGCCTGAGCTTCCTCGGCAACTGGACCATCACCGCCTGCGCGTTCACCGCCGGGCTCGCGACCGTGTTCCTCGTCTACTTCATGTCGCGCTCCGGCGGGCGGACCGAGATCGTGACGCTGATCCTCACCGGGGTGGCCGTCAACGCGTTCGCGGGCGCGCTGATCGGGCTCTTCGTCTTCTTCGCCGACAACGCGCAGATCACCCAGATCACGTTCTGGCAGCTCGGTTCGCTCTCCCAGGCGACCTGGCCGAAGGTGCTGGCCGTGCTGCCGTGCACCCTGCTGGGGCTGCTGGTCGCGCCGTTGTACGCCCGCAGGCTGGACCTGCTGGCGCTCGGGGAGCGGCCCGCCCGGCATCTGGGCGTGGACGTGGAGCGGCTGCGGATCACCCTCATCCTGGTGGTGGCGCTGCTGACGGCCGCCGCGGTGGCCGTCGCCGGGATCATCACCTTCGTCGGGCTGCTCGTACCGCATCTGCTGCGGATGGCGAACGGCCCCGGGCACCGGTTCCTCGTCCCCGGCAGCGCACTCGGCGGTGCGCTGATGCTGGCTGCGGGCGATCTCGCGGCTCGTACCGTCGCGGAGCCCGCCGAGCTTCCCCTCGGCGTACTGACCGCGCTCTTCGGCAGCCCGTTCTTCTTCTGGCTGCTCCGCAGGACCCGTCGCAGGCAGGGTGGTTGGGCATGA